A genome region from Variovorax paradoxus includes the following:
- a CDS encoding zinc-ribbon domain containing protein yields the protein MKSNKQRRAEIKARRLDRAAASAARLRSPDVRRPQPDVAFALGCEPADRSVLDRYNNTYGVLPAFYAARPFTCRDCGAEEVWTARQQKWWYEVVHGHIDSRAVRCLACRRARRERLRNAAPGANLLRERTDRLRALGSAKPTARAVAEVEAALEGKWWSLRVVAIQTLARWGGEANIAKLHELMAARPEGGRRYFGWERVAADAARSALMRRE from the coding sequence ATGAAAAGCAACAAGCAACGCCGTGCCGAAATCAAGGCGCGGCGCCTCGACCGTGCTGCCGCATCGGCCGCACGCCTCCGGTCGCCGGATGTCCGCCGGCCGCAGCCCGATGTCGCGTTTGCGCTCGGCTGCGAGCCTGCGGATCGATCCGTCCTCGATCGGTACAACAACACCTATGGCGTGCTGCCTGCTTTCTATGCAGCGCGCCCCTTCACTTGCCGCGACTGCGGCGCCGAGGAAGTGTGGACGGCCAGGCAGCAGAAGTGGTGGTACGAGGTGGTGCACGGCCATATCGACAGCCGCGCCGTGCGATGCCTGGCTTGCCGCCGCGCACGACGCGAACGTCTGCGGAATGCGGCGCCGGGTGCGAACCTGCTTCGCGAGCGGACGGATCGCCTGCGTGCCCTGGGTTCGGCAAAGCCGACCGCGCGAGCCGTCGCCGAAGTGGAGGCCGCGCTCGAGGGCAAGTGGTGGAGCCTGCGTGTCGTGGCGATCCAGACCCTGGCGCGATGGGGCGGCGAAGCGAACATCGCAAAGCTCCATGAGCTGATGGCGGCGCGTCCGGAAGGCGGTCGCCGATACTTCGGTTGGGAGCGCGTCGCCGCCGACGCCGCAAGAAGCGCATTGATGCGCCGGGAGTGA
- a CDS encoding RtcB family protein, which produces MNYKLHEVANGVPVKMWTNGVPVEDEAQAQLENAARLPIVFKHIAAMPDVHYGIGATVGSVIPTFKAIIPAAVGVDIGCGMMACKTTLNARDLPDNLGPLRSAIEKAVPHGSNPKRMGRDKGSWETPPNETDVAWGALKDEFDAICEDYPRLKNTNNHKHLGTLGTGNHFIEVCLDEAGAVWFMLHSGSRGVGNAIGTHFIELAKKDAELHQRNLPDQDLAYFDEGARYFGDYVRAVGWAQKFARANREVMMQRVVAAARKVIAKPFEAHVEAVNCHHNYVSREKHFGEDVLVTRKGAVSAKAGELGIIPGSMGAKSYIVRGKGNPESFMSCSHGAGRKMSRTKAKKLFTIADQIAATEGVECRKDVDVIDEIPMAYKDIDAVMEAQKDLVEVVYTLKQVVCVKG; this is translated from the coding sequence ATGAACTACAAACTGCATGAAGTGGCCAACGGCGTTCCCGTGAAGATGTGGACGAACGGCGTGCCCGTGGAAGACGAAGCGCAGGCGCAGCTCGAGAACGCCGCGCGCCTGCCCATCGTGTTCAAGCACATCGCGGCCATGCCCGACGTGCACTACGGCATCGGCGCGACCGTGGGTTCGGTGATCCCGACCTTCAAGGCCATCATCCCCGCCGCGGTGGGCGTGGACATCGGTTGCGGAATGATGGCGTGCAAGACCACGCTGAACGCCCGCGACCTGCCCGACAACCTGGGCCCGCTGCGCTCGGCGATCGAGAAGGCGGTGCCGCACGGCTCCAACCCCAAGCGCATGGGCCGTGACAAGGGTTCGTGGGAAACGCCGCCGAACGAGACCGACGTGGCCTGGGGTGCGCTGAAGGACGAGTTCGACGCGATCTGCGAAGACTACCCGCGCCTGAAGAACACCAACAACCACAAACACCTGGGAACGCTGGGTACGGGCAATCACTTCATCGAGGTGTGCCTGGACGAGGCGGGTGCGGTGTGGTTCATGCTGCACTCGGGTTCGCGCGGCGTGGGCAATGCCATCGGCACGCACTTCATCGAACTGGCGAAGAAGGACGCCGAGCTGCACCAGCGCAACCTGCCCGACCAGGACCTGGCGTACTTCGATGAAGGCGCCCGGTACTTCGGCGACTACGTGCGCGCGGTGGGATGGGCGCAGAAGTTCGCTCGAGCGAATCGCGAGGTGATGATGCAGCGCGTGGTCGCAGCCGCGCGCAAGGTGATCGCCAAGCCTTTCGAGGCGCACGTGGAAGCGGTGAACTGCCACCACAACTACGTGAGCCGCGAAAAACACTTCGGCGAGGACGTGCTCGTGACCCGCAAGGGCGCGGTGAGCGCAAAAGCCGGAGAGCTCGGGATCATCCCGGGCAGCATGGGCGCCAAGAGCTACATCGTGCGCGGAAAGGGCAACCCCGAGAGCTTCATGAGCTGCAGCCACGGCGCCGGTCGGAAGATGAGCCGCACCAAGGCGAAGAAGCTCTTCACGATCGCCGACCAGATCGCCGCGACCGAAGGCGTGGAATGCCGCAAGGATGTCGACGTGATCGACGAGATTCCGATGGCCTACAAGGACATCGATGCGGTGATGGAAGCGCAGAAGGACCTGGTGGAGGTGGTCTACACGCTCAAGCAGGTCGTTTGCGTGAAGGGGTGA
- a CDS encoding vWA domain-containing protein produces the protein MANLQLFQTTRGALQPAADVRNKAGGAAYALSPKHQLAQLAATGCLNNTFYAQAQDQLDAVLALAREVDPLFVARTAVYARRAGHMKDMPALLAATLAMRDVSLLAKVFPRVVDNGKMLRNFVQMLRSGAVGRKSLGTRPKKLVQQWLLEATEAQLLNAAVGSTPSLADVVKMVHPKPAEAWRAAWFAWLIDRPYALEALPPVTQAFERFKRDRAERRAGPPQASEATDVPDVPFQMLTALELDTQAWAQIAQRGSWQMVRQNLNTFARHGVFELPGLAEAVAAKLRDPQSVAKARVLPYQLMAAFTAAGAEVPHVVKEALQDAMELALANVPRFEGRVVVCPDVSGSMSSPVTGHRGSATTAVRCIDVAALVAAAVLRRNADARVLPFETKVVPLQLNPRDSVMTNAARLAAVGGGGTSCSAPLALLNKEQAHAELVVLVSDNESWADRARGRGTATMQEWAAFKKRNPAARLVCIDIQPYATTQAQEQDDVLNIGGFSDEVFKLLAVYAAGGLGADHWVGVIEETSV, from the coding sequence ATGGCCAACCTTCAACTCTTCCAGACCACGCGCGGTGCCCTGCAACCCGCGGCCGACGTGCGCAACAAAGCCGGTGGCGCTGCCTATGCACTGTCGCCCAAGCACCAGCTGGCGCAGCTCGCAGCCACCGGTTGTCTGAACAACACCTTCTATGCGCAGGCCCAGGACCAGCTCGACGCCGTGCTGGCCCTGGCCCGCGAAGTCGATCCGCTGTTCGTCGCCAGGACGGCCGTGTACGCACGCCGCGCCGGCCACATGAAGGACATGCCGGCGCTGCTGGCGGCCACGCTGGCGATGCGCGACGTGTCGCTGCTCGCCAAGGTGTTTCCCCGCGTGGTCGACAACGGCAAGATGCTGCGCAACTTCGTGCAGATGCTGCGTTCCGGCGCGGTGGGCCGCAAGTCGCTCGGTACGCGTCCGAAGAAGCTCGTGCAGCAATGGCTGCTCGAGGCGACCGAGGCGCAGCTGCTGAATGCCGCCGTGGGCAGCACGCCCTCGCTGGCCGACGTGGTGAAGATGGTTCACCCGAAGCCCGCCGAAGCCTGGCGCGCCGCGTGGTTCGCATGGCTGATCGATCGGCCGTATGCGCTGGAGGCGCTGCCTCCGGTGACGCAGGCTTTCGAACGCTTCAAGCGCGATCGCGCCGAGCGCCGCGCCGGTCCGCCCCAGGCAAGCGAGGCCACGGATGTGCCCGACGTGCCGTTCCAGATGCTGACAGCGCTGGAGCTGGACACGCAAGCCTGGGCGCAGATCGCGCAGCGCGGTTCGTGGCAGATGGTGCGTCAGAACCTGAACACCTTTGCGCGCCACGGCGTGTTCGAACTGCCCGGCCTCGCGGAGGCGGTGGCCGCCAAGCTGCGTGACCCGCAGTCGGTGGCCAAGGCCCGGGTGCTGCCGTACCAGCTGATGGCTGCTTTCACTGCGGCCGGCGCCGAGGTGCCGCACGTGGTGAAGGAAGCGCTGCAGGACGCGATGGAGCTCGCGCTGGCCAACGTGCCTCGGTTCGAGGGCCGCGTGGTGGTGTGCCCCGACGTGTCGGGCTCGATGAGCTCGCCCGTCACCGGCCACCGAGGCTCGGCGACCACCGCGGTGCGCTGCATCGACGTGGCCGCGCTGGTGGCTGCCGCCGTGCTTCGCCGCAATGCGGACGCCCGTGTGCTGCCCTTCGAGACGAAGGTGGTGCCGCTGCAACTGAATCCGCGTGATTCGGTGATGACCAACGCGGCCAGGCTGGCCGCGGTGGGCGGTGGCGGTACGTCATGCAGCGCGCCGCTGGCGCTCCTGAACAAGGAGCAGGCGCATGCCGAGCTGGTGGTGCTGGTGTCGGACAACGAATCGTGGGCCGATCGCGCACGGGGCCGCGGCACCGCGACCATGCAGGAATGGGCGGCGTTCAAGAAGCGCAACCCGGCGGCGCGGCTGGTGTGCATCGACATCCAGCCTTATGCGACCACCCAGGCGCAGGAGCAGGACGATGTGCTGAACATCGGCGGCTTCAGCGACGAAGTGTTCAAGCTGCTGGCGGTGTATGCCGCAGGTGGCCTGGGCGCGGACCACTGGGTGGGTGTGATCGAGGAAACCTCGGTCTGA
- the rtcR gene encoding RNA repair transcriptional activator RtcR: MKKPIVVIGFLGTQLDAGQGAGRWNKWRPTVSLAQHEDMVVSRMELLYTLRHKALAEVVKADIATVSPETTVNLVPLDLADPWDFGEVYTRLYDWARAYTFDTEHEQYWTHITTGTHVAQICMFLLSESRVVPGVLAQTSPPRKQREGEAGKCTLIDLDLSRYDVIARRFDAEQRDAVAFLKSGIATRNARFNALIDEIERVAVRSRAPILLVGPTGAGKSFLARRMFELKQARHQMTGPFVEVNCATLRGDGAASTLFGHRKGAFTGAAADRAGLLRTAHQGALFLDEIGELGLDEQAMLLKAIEEKRFFPVGADKEVESDFQLIAGTNRDLRSDVAQGRFREDLFARINLWTYDLPGLAQRPEDIEPNVDHLLAIHAAENHRVVRFNAEARAAYLRFAQSAEAPWSGNFRDLSASVTRLATLADGGRIPVALVEAEIARLRWLWKHAGAMPAAPGDIDLDALLGEERAASLDLFDRLQLEAVVRVCRQSRTLSDAGRQLFQASRAQRSVVNDADRLRKYLGKHGLEWNDIVR; the protein is encoded by the coding sequence ATGAAGAAACCCATCGTCGTCATCGGCTTCCTCGGCACGCAGCTCGACGCCGGCCAGGGCGCGGGCCGCTGGAACAAGTGGCGCCCCACGGTCTCGCTCGCGCAGCACGAGGACATGGTCGTTTCGCGCATGGAGCTGCTCTACACGCTGCGGCACAAGGCGCTGGCCGAGGTGGTCAAGGCCGACATCGCCACCGTGTCGCCCGAAACCACCGTCAACCTCGTGCCGCTCGACCTCGCCGACCCCTGGGATTTCGGCGAGGTCTACACGCGGCTGTACGACTGGGCGCGCGCCTACACCTTCGACACCGAGCACGAGCAGTACTGGACGCACATCACCACCGGCACGCACGTCGCGCAGATCTGCATGTTCCTGCTGTCGGAATCGCGCGTGGTGCCCGGCGTGCTGGCGCAGACATCGCCGCCCCGGAAGCAGCGCGAAGGCGAGGCCGGCAAGTGCACGCTGATCGACCTCGACCTGTCGCGCTACGACGTGATCGCCCGGCGCTTCGACGCGGAGCAGCGCGACGCGGTCGCGTTCCTCAAGAGCGGCATCGCCACGCGCAATGCGCGCTTCAATGCGCTCATCGACGAGATCGAGCGCGTGGCCGTGCGCTCGCGCGCGCCCATCCTGCTGGTGGGTCCGACGGGCGCGGGCAAGTCGTTCCTGGCGCGGCGCATGTTCGAGCTGAAGCAGGCGCGCCACCAGATGACGGGGCCGTTCGTGGAAGTGAACTGCGCCACGCTGCGCGGCGACGGTGCCGCCTCCACGCTCTTCGGCCACCGGAAGGGCGCGTTCACCGGCGCAGCGGCCGATCGCGCGGGCTTGCTGCGCACGGCGCACCAGGGCGCCCTCTTCCTCGACGAGATCGGCGAACTCGGTCTCGACGAGCAGGCGATGCTGCTGAAGGCCATCGAGGAGAAGCGCTTCTTCCCCGTGGGCGCCGACAAGGAAGTGGAGAGCGACTTCCAGCTGATCGCAGGCACCAACCGCGACCTGCGCAGCGACGTGGCGCAGGGGCGCTTCCGCGAAGACCTGTTCGCGCGCATCAACCTCTGGACCTACGACCTGCCCGGCCTGGCGCAACGGCCCGAGGACATCGAGCCCAACGTCGACCATCTGCTGGCCATCCATGCCGCGGAGAACCATCGCGTGGTGCGCTTCAACGCCGAAGCGCGCGCGGCCTACCTCCGGTTCGCGCAGAGCGCGGAGGCGCCGTGGAGCGGCAACTTCCGCGACCTGTCGGCCAGCGTGACGCGGCTGGCCACGCTGGCCGATGGCGGACGCATTCCGGTGGCGCTGGTGGAGGCGGAGATCGCACGGCTGCGGTGGCTGTGGAAGCACGCAGGCGCAATGCCTGCCGCACCCGGCGACATCGACCTCGACGCGCTGCTCGGCGAGGAACGTGCCGCATCGCTCGACCTGTTCGACAGGCTGCAGCTCGAGGCGGTGGTACGCGTGTGCCGGCAGTCGCGCACACTCTCCGACGCGGGCCGCCAGCTGTTTCAGGCTTCGCGCGCGCAGCGCAGCGTGGTGAACGATGCGGACAGGCTGCGCAAGTACCTGGGCAAGCACGGACTCGAATGGAACGACATCGTCCGCTGA
- a CDS encoding 2'-5' RNA ligase family protein gives MAISAFVVKVPTAEGIARDLRRRYDANAALGVPAHITVLVPFMDPALVTREVLERAQRVLQRTPSFDFLLSSVGRFPETAYLAPEPASPFIGMTLALVEAFPGFLPYGGEHEGVVPHLSVAHGDAHHTEQAAGELHARLAMSGAVNATCTEVALIENSSGRWHDMHAFPLPPAAT, from the coding sequence ATGGCCATCTCCGCGTTCGTCGTGAAAGTCCCGACTGCCGAAGGAATCGCGCGCGACCTGCGTCGGCGCTACGACGCCAACGCGGCGCTCGGTGTCCCGGCGCACATCACCGTGCTGGTGCCGTTCATGGACCCGGCGCTGGTCACGCGCGAAGTGCTCGAACGCGCGCAGCGCGTGCTGCAACGCACGCCCTCCTTCGACTTCCTCTTGAGCTCGGTCGGACGCTTCCCCGAGACCGCGTACCTCGCGCCGGAACCGGCCTCGCCGTTCATCGGCATGACCCTGGCACTGGTGGAAGCCTTCCCCGGATTCCTGCCTTACGGCGGCGAGCACGAAGGCGTCGTTCCGCACCTCAGCGTCGCACATGGCGATGCACATCATACGGAGCAGGCGGCCGGCGAACTGCACGCGCGCCTCGCCATGTCGGGCGCCGTGAACGCAACATGCACCGAAGTCGCCCTGATCGAAAACTCGTCCGGCCGCTGGCATGACATGCATGCCTTTCCGCTGCCTCCTGCTGCCACCTGA
- a CDS encoding low molecular weight protein tyrosine phosphatase family protein has protein sequence MRNVLFICSRNQWRSPTAEQLWRRHPLVSARSAGTSPNARHKVSVDDIEWADVILVMEEKHKSRLVAEFTRMLAHKPIHVLDIPDDYKYMDPALIEELERSVPSILGIE, from the coding sequence ATGCGCAACGTTCTCTTCATCTGCAGCCGCAACCAATGGCGCAGCCCGACCGCAGAGCAGCTCTGGCGGCGGCATCCCCTGGTCTCGGCCCGCTCCGCGGGCACCAGCCCGAACGCGCGGCACAAGGTCTCCGTCGACGACATCGAATGGGCCGACGTGATCCTCGTGATGGAGGAAAAACACAAGTCGCGGCTGGTGGCGGAGTTCACGCGCATGCTGGCGCACAAACCGATCCACGTGCTCGACATTCCGGATGACTACAAGTACATGGACCCCGCGCTGATCGAGGAACTCGAACGGTCGGTGCCATCGATTCTTGGCATCGAGTGA
- a CDS encoding SMI1/KNR4 family protein, with protein MTDILPRLQTLKRLDLDCACFAARSHGYDLNPPVPEEEVARMEEKHGCRFPDEYRRFITELGNGGAGPAYGVFPLGMQDNMRDVGRWEDGYSLVGDLSKPFPLRDTWNLPDDFWAQQPDPTEATTLEEEDRMNEEWEKKLEVQYYATGITDGAIPISHEGCALRNWLVVTGPLAGTVWRDLRADYGGIQPLLNKDGSRMGFNDWYLQWIAQYTQQVEASHAGSRLAEIFSSRLSKLSNPKAAAFAIFCAQALYPNLEAYATAIGFDKQFVLQDRLDEMLWAGLLQQRFELPGECHEMVDSMLGIKHDLAMHLSSTGQKPVPDDAGMKAALYTYIAALAFGFDKGSPQQLLSAVQGAMAAEPLPSAAEAELQWALDQLEGEPSEWATAATVERQRDRAKACAAFLPGRPPETDAPAKQPWWKRWAAAASN; from the coding sequence GTGACCGACATCCTGCCTCGCCTTCAAACGCTCAAGCGGCTCGACCTGGACTGCGCCTGCTTCGCAGCCAGATCACACGGGTACGACCTGAACCCTCCCGTTCCGGAGGAAGAGGTCGCGCGGATGGAGGAGAAGCACGGGTGCCGCTTTCCCGACGAATACCGCAGGTTCATCACCGAACTCGGCAACGGAGGCGCCGGCCCGGCGTATGGCGTGTTTCCGCTCGGCATGCAAGACAACATGCGCGATGTCGGCCGCTGGGAAGACGGCTATTCGCTCGTCGGGGACCTGTCGAAACCATTCCCGTTGCGCGACACGTGGAACCTTCCCGACGACTTCTGGGCCCAGCAACCGGATCCCACGGAAGCAACGACCCTCGAAGAAGAAGATCGAATGAACGAGGAGTGGGAGAAGAAACTGGAGGTTCAGTACTACGCAACCGGCATTACCGACGGTGCCATCCCCATCTCTCACGAAGGCTGCGCACTGCGCAACTGGCTCGTGGTCACCGGGCCGCTGGCTGGCACCGTCTGGCGAGACCTGCGCGCCGACTACGGCGGCATCCAGCCCTTGCTGAACAAGGACGGAAGCCGCATGGGCTTCAACGACTGGTACCTGCAATGGATCGCGCAGTACACGCAGCAGGTCGAAGCGTCGCACGCGGGCAGTCGGTTGGCCGAAATCTTCTCGTCGAGGTTGTCGAAGCTTTCCAACCCCAAGGCTGCGGCCTTCGCGATCTTCTGCGCGCAGGCGCTCTACCCCAACCTCGAGGCCTACGCGACGGCCATCGGCTTCGACAAGCAGTTCGTGCTGCAGGACCGGCTGGATGAAATGCTGTGGGCTGGGCTGCTGCAACAGCGGTTCGAGCTGCCGGGTGAATGCCACGAGATGGTGGACAGCATGCTTGGCATCAAGCACGACCTGGCCATGCACCTGTCGTCGACAGGGCAAAAGCCTGTGCCTGACGACGCAGGCATGAAGGCTGCGCTTTACACGTACATCGCCGCTCTGGCATTCGGGTTCGACAAGGGCAGCCCGCAGCAGCTGCTGTCTGCCGTCCAGGGCGCGATGGCAGCCGAGCCCCTGCCGAGTGCCGCGGAAGCCGAGCTGCAATGGGCACTCGACCAACTCGAAGGCGAGCCGTCCGAATGGGCGACCGCAGCCACCGTCGAACGCCAGAGAGATCGCGCGAAGGCCTGCGCGGCGTTCCTGCCCGGACGTCCGCCCGAAACCGATGCGCCGGCAAAGCAGCCATGGTGGAAGCGCTGGGCCGCTGCGGCATCCAACTGA
- a CDS encoding exonuclease, with product MNQPMSEIYISTDVESDGPIPGPHSMLSFGSAAYTADKQLLSTFSANLHTLPGAEAHPDTAAWWKTQPEAWAACRTDLQDPAHAMKNYVGWLKGLPARPVFVAYPAGFDFLFVYWYLMRFAGESPFSHSALDVKTFAMAMLGLDYRDSTKRAMPRRWFDKLPHTHVALDDAIEQGALFCNMLAENRAAARREKP from the coding sequence ATGAATCAGCCCATGTCAGAGATCTACATCAGTACCGACGTCGAATCCGACGGCCCTATCCCCGGCCCGCATTCGATGCTCAGCTTCGGCTCGGCCGCCTACACGGCCGACAAGCAACTCCTGTCCACGTTCAGCGCCAACCTGCACACGCTGCCCGGCGCCGAGGCCCACCCCGATACCGCCGCGTGGTGGAAAACGCAGCCCGAGGCCTGGGCTGCCTGCCGCACCGACCTGCAGGACCCGGCGCATGCCATGAAGAACTACGTGGGCTGGCTCAAGGGCCTGCCTGCGCGGCCGGTGTTCGTGGCGTATCCGGCGGGCTTCGACTTCCTGTTCGTCTACTGGTACCTGATGCGCTTCGCGGGCGAAAGCCCATTCAGCCATTCGGCGCTCGACGTGAAGACGTTCGCCATGGCGATGCTCGGGCTCGACTACCGCGACAGCACCAAGCGCGCGATGCCGCGCCGCTGGTTCGACAAGCTGCCGCACACGCACGTGGCGCTGGACGACGCCATCGAGCAGGGCGCACTCTTCTGCAACATGCTGGCGGAGAACCGCGCGGCCGCACGGCGCGAGAAGCCATGA
- a CDS encoding alpha/beta hydrolase: MTLGNVVRRCGRLVLCTLPLMLAGCVQSMFYYPDSVRYETPDVLGLRYENVQFESADGTRLSGWFLPAESRADPKEAKGTVVHFHGNAQNMSAHWRFVAWLPKQDYNVFVFDYRGYGQSEGKPEPKGVFEDSNAALNHVRSRSDVDPTRLFVFGQSLGGTNAIAVVGAGNRAGVKAAAIESTFYSYSAIANDKLRGAGLLVSDDYAASKYVAAVSPIPLLFIHGTADQVIPLAHSKRLMADAREPRRLVEVPGAGHLEPMTALRFGHAYRKALTEFFEAAQHPLQQ, encoded by the coding sequence ATGACGCTGGGCAACGTTGTCCGAAGGTGCGGCAGGCTCGTGCTGTGCACGCTGCCGCTGATGCTCGCGGGGTGCGTGCAGTCGATGTTCTATTACCCCGACAGCGTGCGCTACGAAACGCCTGACGTGCTGGGCCTGCGCTACGAGAACGTCCAGTTCGAGAGCGCCGACGGCACGCGCCTGAGCGGCTGGTTCCTGCCCGCGGAGAGCCGCGCCGATCCGAAGGAAGCCAAGGGCACGGTGGTGCACTTCCACGGCAACGCGCAGAACATGAGCGCGCACTGGCGCTTCGTGGCCTGGCTGCCGAAGCAGGACTACAACGTGTTCGTGTTCGACTACCGCGGCTACGGCCAGTCGGAAGGCAAGCCCGAACCCAAGGGCGTGTTCGAGGATTCCAACGCGGCGCTGAACCATGTGCGCTCGCGCAGCGACGTCGACCCCACGCGGCTCTTCGTCTTCGGCCAGAGCCTGGGCGGCACCAATGCGATCGCGGTGGTGGGCGCGGGCAACCGGGCGGGCGTGAAGGCCGCGGCCATCGAATCGACGTTCTATTCGTACTCGGCCATCGCAAACGACAAGCTCCGGGGCGCAGGGCTGCTGGTGAGCGACGACTACGCGGCGTCGAAGTACGTGGCGGCCGTGTCGCCCATTCCGCTGCTGTTCATCCACGGCACGGCCGATCAGGTGATTCCGCTCGCGCATTCGAAGCGCCTGATGGCCGATGCGCGCGAGCCCCGGCGGCTGGTCGAGGTGCCGGGTGCCGGCCACCTCGAGCCGATGACGGCGCTGCGCTTCGGCCACGCCTACCGCAAGGCACTCACCGAATTCTTCGAGGCCGCGCAGCATCCGCTGCAGCAGTGA
- a CDS encoding ornithine cyclodeaminase family protein, protein MKHFDEAATRKPLAFERLVPALRAAFAAGAQVPPRHVHAVETAPGSTADSAGSSGSSSDKGTVLIMPAWSDAGFLGIKTINIFPGNSARGLPGLHATYVLYDARTGVPLAMMDGNEITARRTAAASALGASFLARADARRLLVLGTGRIARMLPAAHASVRPIDEVRVWNHRPEGAEALAAQWRAEGWNAHAVTDLQAAVRQADIVSCATLATAPLVRGEWLAPGSHLDLIGSFTPAMREADVQCFAGAGTFVDTDEALQKSGDLLDAMAAGTLKAHEVRGTLAALCRGECAGRSDEAQRTVFKAVGSAIEDLTAATLVWQDAI, encoded by the coding sequence ATGAAGCACTTCGACGAAGCCGCCACACGCAAGCCCCTGGCCTTCGAGCGGCTGGTGCCGGCATTGCGCGCCGCCTTCGCGGCGGGCGCCCAGGTGCCGCCGCGCCATGTGCACGCCGTCGAGACCGCGCCAGGCAGCACGGCCGACAGCGCCGGCAGCAGCGGCAGCAGCAGCGACAAGGGCACCGTGCTGATCATGCCGGCGTGGAGCGACGCGGGCTTCCTGGGCATCAAGACCATCAACATCTTCCCGGGCAACAGCGCGCGCGGCCTGCCCGGCCTGCACGCGACCTACGTGCTGTACGACGCGCGCACAGGCGTGCCGCTGGCGATGATGGACGGCAACGAGATCACCGCGCGCCGAACGGCAGCGGCCTCGGCGCTGGGCGCCTCGTTCCTGGCTCGCGCCGATGCACGGCGGCTGCTGGTGCTGGGCACCGGACGCATCGCGCGCATGCTGCCGGCCGCCCATGCCAGCGTGCGGCCCATCGACGAGGTGCGGGTGTGGAACCACCGCCCCGAAGGCGCCGAGGCGCTGGCCGCGCAATGGCGCGCCGAAGGCTGGAACGCGCACGCCGTCACCGACCTGCAGGCCGCCGTGCGGCAGGCCGACATCGTGAGCTGCGCCACGCTGGCCACCGCGCCGCTGGTGCGCGGCGAGTGGCTGGCGCCGGGCTCCCACCTCGACCTGATCGGCAGCTTCACGCCGGCCATGCGCGAGGCCGACGTGCAGTGCTTCGCGGGCGCAGGCACTTTCGTCGACACCGACGAGGCACTCCAGAAGTCGGGCGACCTGCTCGACGCGATGGCCGCCGGCACCTTGAAGGCGCACGAGGTGCGGGGCACGCTGGCGGCGCTGTGCCGCGGCGAGTGCGCAGGCCGCTCGGACGAGGCGCAGCGCACCGTCTTCAAGGCCGTGGGCAGCGCGATCGAAGACCTCACGGCCGCCACGCTGGTGTGGCAGGACGCGATCTAG
- a CDS encoding class I SAM-dependent methyltransferase: MAQNIYDTPAFFEGYQQLPRSLHGLDGAPEWPALRAMVPPLQGLRVVDLGCGLGWFCRWARLQGAQSVLGLDVSRRMLAKAEAFGADIGISYERADLDTLVLPPQSFDFAYSSLAFHYIEDLSRLLASVHGALVPGGRLVFSIEHPVFMAPREPGWHVDAQGRKSWPLDSYQMEGPRTTNWLAEGVVKQHRTMGTLLNTLLRTGFRIEHVQEWGPSDEQIAALPALAEERERPMMLLVAADR; this comes from the coding sequence ATGGCCCAGAACATCTACGACACGCCAGCCTTCTTCGAGGGCTACCAGCAGTTGCCGCGCTCGTTGCACGGCCTCGACGGCGCGCCCGAATGGCCCGCGCTCCGCGCGATGGTGCCGCCGCTGCAGGGGTTGCGCGTGGTCGACCTGGGCTGCGGCCTCGGATGGTTCTGCCGATGGGCGCGCCTGCAGGGTGCGCAATCCGTGCTGGGACTGGATGTGTCCCGGCGCATGCTCGCGAAGGCCGAGGCGTTCGGCGCCGACATCGGCATCTCCTACGAGCGCGCCGACCTCGACACGCTGGTGCTGCCGCCGCAGTCGTTCGACTTCGCCTACAGCTCGCTCGCCTTCCACTACATCGAGGACCTCTCGCGGCTGCTGGCCTCGGTGCACGGCGCACTGGTGCCGGGCGGGCGCCTGGTGTTTTCCATCGAGCATCCGGTCTTCATGGCGCCGCGCGAACCGGGCTGGCACGTCGATGCGCAGGGGCGCAAGTCCTGGCCGCTCGACAGCTACCAGATGGAGGGCCCGCGCACCACGAACTGGCTGGCCGAAGGCGTCGTCAAGCAGCACCGCACCATGGGGACCTTGTTGAACACGCTCCTGAGGACGGGCTTTCGCATCGAGCACGTGCAGGAGTGGGGGCCGAGCGACGAGCAGATCGCCGCATTGCCGGCGCTGGCCGAAGAGCGGGAGCGACCGATGATGCTGCTGGTTGCGGCCGACCGGTAG